TCGGCATAGCCCGCGGCCACGATAGCCACGCGCATGTCGCGCTCCGCGGTGTAGGTTCCGCCGTAGCTGATGCTCTGGCCTTTTTTCAGGGCGTGCACGGCCACGATCTTCGTGCGCACCTCCATGGCCGGGGAAAGCCCGCGGCCCAGATGCTCCCAGGCTGTGCCCGCAAAGGGGTTGGCCCCGTACAGGGCGATGCCGCCGCGCTGGCTCTGGTGGCGCAGTTTCTGATGGGCGAGGATTCCGGCTGAATTGGCCAGGTTGGCCTCCACCTGGAACCCGGCCTCGGCCAAGGCGGCCAGGGCCGCCTCGAAACGTTCGGCCTGGGCCAGCACCTTGTCCACGGAAGCGGGGTCGTCGGCCGTGGCCAGGTGCGAGCTGGCCATGACCGGGCGCACGAGAGGGGCCTCGCGCAGGCGTTCCACAAGGCGGGGCAAATCGTCCTGGGTGAAGCCCAGGCGCGCCATGCCGGTGTCGAACTTCACGGAAACGGGCAGGCCCTTGCCCATGCGCGCAGCGTGCCCGGCCAGGGTCTCCAGCTGGCGAAAACTGCCCACAAACGGAATGATCTCGTACTCCCACAGCAGGGGGTAGTCCTCGCTGTCCACGGGGCCGAGCAGGGACACGATGCGGGCCTTGATCCCCTCCGCGCGCAAAAAACCGCGCAGGGCGGCACCCTCCTCCACCGAGCCGATGGCGAAGGTCTCGCAGCCTTCCTGGGACAAGGCGCGGGCCACTTCGCACAGCCC
This genomic stretch from Humidesulfovibrio mexicanus harbors:
- the alr gene encoding alanine racemase yields the protein MSIVHNKLEVRVNLAAIRANYRLLSGHGGRVIGVVKADAYGHGLCEVARALSQEGCETFAIGSVEEGAALRGFLRAEGIKARIVSLLGPVDSEDYPLLWEYEIIPFVGSFRQLETLAGHAARMGKGLPVSVKFDTGMARLGFTQDDLPRLVERLREAPLVRPVMASSHLATADDPASVDKVLAQAERFEAALAALAEAGFQVEANLANSAGILAHQKLRHQSQRGGIALYGANPFAGTAWEHLGRGLSPAMEVRTKIVAVHALKKGQSISYGGTYTAERDMRVAIVAAGYADAYSRGLSGKGAQMLIAGRRAPQVGRVCMQLCAADVTGIPDVRPGDWAVLLGGGGSLAISAEELAGWWGTISYEVFCLLGMNRRVFV